From Nicotiana tabacum cultivar K326 chromosome 15, ASM71507v2, whole genome shotgun sequence, the proteins below share one genomic window:
- the LOC107775113 gene encoding protein DEHYDRATION-INDUCED 19 homolog 4 isoform X1 — protein sequence MDSDSWIRLSTSSRRNQSRSDFYNIGEEYEGEEESRPEFLCPFCGEDFDIVGLCCHIDDEHAIEAKNGICPVCAKKVGVNLVGHITQQHGNILKVQRKRRFRRGGSNSTLSILRKELREGSLQSILRGSSHLISSSTTDPDPLLSSFINSSALVDEPPEVQPLSSAKACSTQDSAVENLSDRNFQPSPLSEEDQEEKARKSKFVQGLLLSTFLEDDF from the exons ACTTCTATAATATAGGAGAAGAGTATGAGGGTGAAGAGGAGTCAAGGCCGGAGTTTCTATGCCCTTTCTGTGGCGAGGATTTTGATATTGTTGGCCTTTGCTGTCATATCGACGACGAGCATGCTATTGAGGCTAAGAATGGG ATATGCCCCGTTTGTGCAAAAAAGGTCGGGGTGAATTTGGTTGGGCATATTACTCAGCAACATGGAAATATTCTAAAG GTGCAGCGCAAGAGACGATTTCGTAGGGGTGGATCTaattcaactctttctatttTAAGAAAAGAGCTGAGAGAAGGAAGTCTACAATCCATCCTCAGGGGATCCTCGCACTTGATTTCTTCCTCAACTACAGATCCTGAtcccttgttatcttcattcatTAACAGTTCAGCTTTGGTTGATGAACCTCCTGAAGTTCAACCTCTGTCTTCTGCTAAAGCATGCTCAACACAAGATAGCGCTGTTGAGAACCTGTCTGACAG AAATTTCCAGCCATCTCCACTATCTGAGGAAGATCAAGAAGAGAAGGCTAGAAAAAGTAAGTTTGTGCAAGGGCTTTTGCTATCGACCTTTCTTGAAGACGACTTCTAA